One window from the genome of Flavobacterium agricola encodes:
- a CDS encoding carboxypeptidase-like regulatory domain-containing protein — translation MPKNHLLLLIFLCFLNAVAQNRKLQGTVTDTLHNPLDYANVMAVPQTENGKMQFTPTDEKGKYILELDARVAYAITVNNFGYQPQTITINPNDNITQANFKLVAEANMLDEIVIDYDYQPIVIKKDTIIYNLNSFVNGNERKLKDALEKLPGVEVKDNGDVTVQGKKVTQLQVEGKSFFGGGTKLAVENIPADAVDKVEVIDNFVEVDFLKKVSSSEDLAMNIKLKENKKKFVFGDIEAGAEIANDNEFYIGNAALFYYSPKTTVNLIADANTVGKRIFSYSDLVRFEGGISSFLPGGRKSLSDLSKFSSENKDVKQNKAQFVAASLQQAISKKVDVTTFLVFSKVFLNRLTETNTEYIQPDANALFETRSSESNDKNTIGLWNTKLDWKPNKKNRVFYNFNLKLGSENLNNHLETFNSFSPNDFSIRQSVNETNFKQFFEWHQDVSKNFLSTFVLNHTYNFNKPKNTWLSSNPFLESYLPIQSADETIVEQVISNKEQVIDLLLKNYWIINQLNHLYVNIGNSFTTSNYNSNVQQQINSDQWYDFKPTGYFNVLHYKLNDFYVGLEYKFYIGKLINTPGLYWHQYKADINQATTNQISKGAWLPQWLSEYEFGRGKKFRFNYNMQTAFATAAQLAEGKMITSYNAVYQGNALQSNEKYHNMHASLNKFSMLHGLSYFLNANYVKKENARRNEIAYDGINRFTTTVLTNLPEQRAGFFGSVSKVIHDVRFEVNTSLSWSEYYQNIDGIYNQYNRNSQAFTGQVRTLFDKHLPRIKASYTRSFNQINGQQKTSYKTDNYSVSADYRFLKHLVVDASYVKFVNYSAFASNSDYNILNASLRYQKKDNPWIFEIQGQNLLGNSKKVQNTITDYYISETTFYVLPRMVMLIARYKL, via the coding sequence ATGCCAAAAAACCACTTGCTTTTACTTATTTTTTTATGTTTTTTAAACGCGGTAGCCCAAAACCGCAAGCTACAAGGTACTGTTACCGATACGTTGCATAATCCGCTAGATTATGCCAATGTGATGGCTGTACCTCAAACCGAAAACGGAAAAATGCAGTTTACACCAACCGATGAAAAAGGGAAGTACATTTTAGAACTTGATGCACGTGTAGCGTATGCTATTACGGTAAATAATTTTGGCTACCAACCGCAAACCATTACTATTAACCCCAACGATAACATTACGCAAGCCAATTTTAAATTAGTGGCAGAAGCTAATATGTTAGACGAAATTGTTATTGATTACGACTACCAACCTATTGTTATAAAAAAAGACACCATAATTTATAATTTAAACAGTTTCGTTAACGGTAACGAACGTAAATTAAAAGATGCGTTAGAAAAATTGCCAGGGGTTGAGGTAAAAGATAATGGTGATGTAACGGTGCAAGGCAAAAAAGTTACGCAACTACAGGTAGAAGGAAAAAGCTTTTTTGGTGGTGGAACCAAGTTAGCAGTTGAAAATATTCCGGCTGATGCCGTTGATAAAGTTGAAGTAATTGACAACTTTGTTGAGGTTGATTTTTTAAAAAAAGTTTCAAGCTCTGAAGATTTAGCAATGAACATTAAACTAAAAGAAAACAAAAAAAAGTTTGTGTTTGGTGATATAGAAGCAGGAGCCGAGATAGCCAATGATAATGAATTTTACATAGGTAATGCAGCCTTGTTTTATTACAGCCCTAAAACTACGGTAAACCTTATTGCGGACGCGAATACTGTGGGTAAACGTATTTTTTCTTATTCTGACTTGGTACGTTTTGAAGGAGGAATAAGTAGCTTTTTACCAGGCGGAAGAAAATCGTTAAGTGATTTAAGTAAATTTTCGAGTGAAAATAAAGATGTAAAACAAAACAAGGCCCAATTTGTAGCAGCAAGCTTGCAACAAGCTATTTCTAAAAAAGTAGATGTTACCACATTTTTGGTGTTTTCTAAAGTTTTTTTAAATCGATTAACAGAAACCAATACCGAGTACATTCAACCCGATGCTAATGCGTTGTTCGAAACTAGAAGTTCAGAATCTAATGATAAAAACACCATAGGATTATGGAATACAAAATTAGATTGGAAGCCCAATAAAAAAAATCGCGTATTTTATAATTTCAATTTAAAATTAGGATCAGAAAATCTAAATAATCATTTAGAAACATTTAATAGTTTTTCGCCAAATGACTTTTCTATTCGCCAATCGGTAAACGAAACGAATTTTAAACAGTTTTTTGAATGGCATCAAGATGTTAGTAAAAACTTTTTATCCACTTTTGTACTGAACCATACCTATAATTTTAATAAACCTAAAAATACGTGGTTATCAAGTAATCCTTTTTTAGAAAGTTATTTACCAATTCAATCTGCTGACGAAACAATTGTTGAACAAGTAATTTCGAATAAAGAACAAGTAATCGATCTACTTTTAAAAAATTACTGGATTATTAATCAACTCAATCACTTGTATGTAAATATCGGAAACAGCTTTACAACCAGTAATTACAACAGCAATGTACAACAACAAATCAATTCAGATCAATGGTATGATTTTAAACCAACAGGTTATTTTAATGTATTGCATTATAAGCTAAACGATTTTTATGTAGGTTTAGAATATAAATTCTATATCGGCAAATTAATTAACACGCCCGGTTTATATTGGCATCAATATAAAGCAGATATAAACCAAGCAACAACTAACCAAATTAGTAAAGGTGCTTGGTTGCCGCAATGGCTGAGTGAATATGAATTTGGACGCGGAAAAAAATTTCGTTTTAATTACAACATGCAAACTGCGTTTGCAACAGCAGCTCAGCTAGCCGAAGGTAAAATGATAACTTCATACAATGCCGTTTACCAAGGTAATGCTTTACAAAGCAACGAGAAATATCATAATATGCATGCTAGCCTTAACAAATTTTCTATGCTGCATGGCTTATCTTATTTTCTAAATGCCAATTATGTAAAAAAAGAAAATGCCCGTAGAAATGAAATTGCTTACGACGGTATTAATAGATTTACAACCACGGTTTTGACTAATTTACCCGAACAACGTGCTGGTTTTTTTGGTTCAGTTTCTAAAGTAATTCATGATGTTCGATTTGAAGTGAATACCAGTTTGTCGTGGAGCGAATATTATCAAAATATCGATGGAATTTATAACCAATACAATCGCAATTCGCAAGCATTCACAGGTCAAGTAAGAACGTTGTTTGATAAACATTTGCCACGCATTAAAGCAAGTTATACACGTAGTTTTAACCAAATAAATGGACAGCAAAAAACAAGTTATAAAACAGATAATTATTCAGTATCTGCTGATTATCGTTTTTTAAAGCATTTAGTTGTAGATGCATCGTATGTAAAATTTGTTAATTATTCGGCCTTTGCAAGTAATTCTGATTACAATATTTTAAATGCTAGTTTGCGTTATCAGAAAAAAGACAACCCATGGATTTTTGAAATACAAGGACAAAACTTATTAGGCAATAGTAAAAAGGTACAGAATACGATTACCGATTATTACATTTCCGAAACAACTTTTTACGTTTTACCCAGAATGGTTATGTTAATAGCGCGTTATAAGCTATAA
- a CDS encoding GLPGLI family protein — protein sequence MNKAIIIFFQVFFLSVFAQNYKITYEFSSAIETDTIKNIHKKRYYENHFLEASKNTFGVLYITSNGAIFEQEGNLRNRMFPERDFFKKVYSFKPQQKILFKNSPYSATKYDYYYKAFNDYKWEISTVFKMIDNYKCYKAQGFLYDDYSLKEIPVVAWFCPEIPFPYGPNDYAGLPGLIFEAYRLDGTDLHWKLKSIELNKTTKTQLIDPDNSEDFRTALLRIKQEMDAIMQDK from the coding sequence ATGAATAAAGCTATTATAATTTTTTTTCAAGTATTTTTTCTTTCTGTTTTTGCGCAAAATTATAAAATCACATATGAGTTTAGTTCGGCTATTGAAACTGATACCATTAAAAATATTCATAAAAAAAGATATTATGAAAATCACTTTCTTGAAGCGAGCAAAAACACATTTGGAGTTTTGTACATTACTTCAAATGGTGCCATTTTTGAACAAGAAGGAAATTTGAGAAATAGAATGTTTCCAGAAAGAGATTTTTTTAAAAAAGTTTATTCTTTTAAACCCCAGCAAAAAATTTTATTTAAAAATAGCCCATACAGTGCTACAAAATATGATTACTATTATAAAGCATTTAATGACTACAAGTGGGAAATATCTACTGTGTTTAAAATGATTGATAATTATAAATGTTATAAGGCGCAAGGTTTTTTATATGATGATTATTCTTTAAAAGAAATACCGGTTGTAGCCTGGTTTTGTCCTGAAATTCCTTTCCCATACGGGCCTAACGATTATGCTGGTTTACCAGGATTAATTTTTGAAGCGTATCGCTTAGATGGTACTGATTTGCATTGGAAGTTAAAATCAATTGAGCTTAATAAAACTACTAAAACGCAATTAATAGATCCTGATAATTCTGAAGATTTTAGAACAGCACTTTTAAGAATTAAACAAGAAATGGATGCTATTATGCAAGATAAATGA
- a CDS encoding GLPGLI family protein: MFEQEGDLHNAFSTTDPYIATSYQSKSEQQHYKINSPALNLPALYHHRNFADYDWQITTESKIIDGFTCYKARGVIKNFNEQYNQHIEAWFCPAIALPYGPYIYAGLPGLIFEVYRLDGKELHWKLKAIEKNKTKSFAVPDAKKTIHYEVYDKLYDDAIQKIMRQ, encoded by the coding sequence TTGTTTGAGCAAGAAGGCGATTTACATAATGCATTCAGTACAACCGATCCTTATATTGCAACCAGTTATCAATCTAAGTCAGAGCAACAACATTACAAAATAAATTCACCGGCTTTAAATTTACCTGCTTTATACCACCACCGTAATTTTGCAGATTACGATTGGCAAATAACTACAGAAAGTAAAATAATAGATGGCTTTACGTGTTACAAAGCGCGTGGCGTTATAAAAAATTTTAATGAGCAGTATAACCAGCATATAGAAGCTTGGTTTTGCCCAGCAATTGCACTCCCGTACGGGCCATATATTTATGCGGGGTTGCCAGGTTTAATTTTTGAGGTTTATAGATTAGACGGTAAAGAATTACATTGGAAACTAAAAGCTATAGAAAAAAACAAAACCAAAAGCTTTGCAGTACCAGACGCTAAAAAAACTATTCATTATGAAGTGTACGACAAACTTTATGACGATGCTATTCAGAAAATAATGCGACAATAA
- a CDS encoding GLPGLI family protein, with the protein MQKVLYIFLSLFTLSAYAQNVQIKYQNTFANIKNVGLNMEQSTLVLANQTAWFYCEESPQKIHFVNSYFYNLQNVTGYMVFPKSDILGIDQPYLVPVKIPDWKITTNQKNIAGYVCYKATGQYTNLATGVTDIIEAWFAKDLPYSVGPNGAMGLPGIILEYTSKELNFLATEVLLNNTTESIPWPSYPVVSLQEIDKIIDAKIGHFKSKNE; encoded by the coding sequence ATGCAAAAAGTACTGTATATATTTTTATCGCTATTTACTTTATCTGCGTACGCACAAAATGTACAAATAAAGTATCAAAATACGTTTGCTAACATAAAAAATGTAGGTTTAAATATGGAGCAAAGTACATTAGTACTTGCTAACCAAACGGCATGGTTTTATTGTGAGGAATCACCCCAAAAAATACATTTTGTAAATTCATATTTCTATAATTTACAAAATGTAACCGGTTATATGGTGTTTCCTAAATCAGATATTTTAGGGATAGACCAACCTTATTTGGTACCAGTAAAAATACCTGATTGGAAAATTACCACTAACCAGAAAAACATTGCAGGCTATGTTTGTTATAAAGCAACTGGGCAATATACAAACTTAGCAACCGGAGTTACCGACATTATTGAAGCTTGGTTTGCAAAAGATTTACCTTATTCTGTTGGACCCAATGGTGCGATGGGGTTACCCGGGATTATTTTAGAATACACAAGTAAAGAATTAAATTTTTTAGCTACTGAAGTGCTACTAAATAATACAACGGAATCTATACCATGGCCATCTTACCCAGTGGTTAGCTTACAAGAAATTGATAAAATAATTGATGCTAAAATTGGGCATTTTAAAAGTAAAAACGAATAA
- a CDS encoding GLPGLI family protein: protein MRYLLLLLFTTICFGQQHNKEIKITEVTYQYLLATSGKELSPRQEKEQELLKTITATFGFTNQLAKYQNQSNPALYSDLDYFLAKLKLGSNIIYNIKNRTQFLFLGDSYSNFYFKMPIKNKDWKLVNETKTINNIVCYKATLVDTYNYQASDGTIKEYTKHITAWYAPSIAVPVGLNQMNGLPGLIMQLDEANNGSFIVTSIVFNKQVPATYFDAPKRFTERTDYEAYREEMRKKMRDVQNGNFR from the coding sequence ATGAGATACTTATTATTATTATTATTTACTACTATTTGTTTTGGGCAGCAACATAATAAGGAAATAAAAATAACCGAAGTTACTTACCAGTATTTGTTAGCAACTTCTGGTAAAGAGCTAAGCCCAAGGCAAGAAAAAGAACAAGAATTATTAAAAACCATAACAGCAACGTTTGGGTTTACTAATCAACTTGCTAAATACCAAAATCAAAGCAATCCTGCTTTATATTCTGACTTAGATTATTTTTTAGCTAAACTTAAGTTAGGTTCTAATATTATTTATAATATAAAAAATCGTACGCAATTTTTGTTTCTTGGAGATTCATACAGTAATTTTTATTTTAAAATGCCAATAAAAAATAAAGATTGGAAATTGGTAAACGAAACCAAAACAATAAACAACATTGTTTGTTACAAAGCTACATTAGTCGATACGTACAATTATCAAGCTTCCGACGGAACAATAAAAGAATATACCAAACATATTACTGCTTGGTATGCACCCAGTATTGCTGTACCTGTAGGATTGAATCAGATGAATGGTTTGCCGGGATTAATTATGCAATTAGATGAAGCTAATAACGGTAGTTTTATTGTTACATCAATTGTGTTTAACAAGCAAGTACCTGCAACTTACTTTGATGCACCGAAAAGATTTACCGAACGAACCGATTACGAGGCTTATAGGGAAGAAATGAGAAAGAAAATGAGGGATGTTCAAAACGGAAATTTTAGATAA
- a CDS encoding GLPGLI family protein, producing MNKKFLLIILLLNCFYVFSQSYKISYAFSLVSDPDSIKNQQQKNYYKTIFIPEHQNNLGVLWITPEGTMFEQEGTLKNVYGTAPFITSRFTSKKDQRIYLKKNKNLVKQGSYYYRNFIDYNWLITTEQKSIDGFTCYKAVGSLKSVNGNPYYMEAWFSPEIPIPYGPEDYAGLPGLIFEAYRLNGLGVHWKLKSIEKNKTKVFNLPDPDDVIHYESFDKIFFDEMEKLKRL from the coding sequence ATGAATAAAAAATTTCTTTTAATAATATTACTGTTAAACTGCTTTTATGTTTTTTCACAAAGCTATAAAATAAGCTATGCTTTTTCTTTAGTTTCAGATCCCGATTCCATAAAAAATCAGCAACAAAAAAACTATTATAAAACTATATTTATTCCAGAGCATCAAAATAATTTAGGTGTTTTGTGGATTACTCCAGAAGGGACTATGTTTGAACAAGAAGGCACTTTAAAAAATGTTTACGGTACAGCACCTTTTATTACTTCGCGATTTACATCAAAAAAAGACCAACGAATTTATCTTAAGAAAAATAAAAATTTAGTAAAACAAGGATCTTATTATTATCGAAACTTTATAGACTATAATTGGCTAATAACTACCGAGCAAAAAAGTATCGATGGTTTTACATGTTACAAAGCAGTTGGAAGTTTAAAGAGTGTTAATGGTAATCCTTACTATATGGAAGCTTGGTTTAGTCCAGAAATACCAATTCCTTACGGTCCGGAAGATTATGCTGGTTTACCAGGATTAATTTTTGAAGCTTACCGTTTAAATGGATTGGGGGTGCATTGGAAATTAAAAAGCATTGAAAAAAATAAGACGAAAGTATTTAATTTACCAGATCCGGATGATGTGATACATTATGAGAGTTTTGATAAAATTTTTTTTGATGAGATGGAAAAGCTAAAAAGGTTGTAA
- a CDS encoding ComF family protein, with the protein MKSILRSILHVVFPEVCAGCKAILNGNERLLCSYCRYEMPKTNFLTQPNNEAYKKFYGIVPVNKVAALLYFEKDGITQHILHQLKYKNQPELGALLANMFADALQASNFFPTNCCLIPVPLHPKRLKQRGYNQIHAFAKTLAKNHNLEINKDILVRNLYNKTQTKKNLTERNLGEKPIFGLSDWVTQAQHFVLIDDVLTTGSTLIQCAKVLQQIPDAEVSILTLAYAH; encoded by the coding sequence ATGAAATCTATATTACGTAGTATTTTACATGTAGTTTTTCCGGAGGTTTGTGCAGGCTGCAAAGCTATTTTAAACGGAAACGAGCGATTGCTTTGCAGTTACTGCCGGTATGAAATGCCTAAAACCAACTTTTTAACGCAGCCCAACAACGAAGCGTACAAAAAATTTTATGGCATTGTGCCCGTAAATAAGGTTGCCGCTTTGTTGTATTTTGAAAAAGATGGTATTACCCAGCACATTTTGCATCAATTAAAATATAAAAACCAACCCGAATTAGGTGCATTATTAGCTAATATGTTCGCAGATGCCTTGCAAGCTTCAAACTTTTTCCCAACCAATTGTTGTTTAATTCCGGTTCCGTTACATCCTAAACGATTAAAACAACGGGGCTACAATCAAATACATGCCTTTGCCAAAACTTTGGCAAAAAATCATAATCTAGAAATAAACAAAGACATTTTAGTCAGAAACTTGTATAATAAAACTCAGACCAAAAAAAACTTAACCGAACGCAATTTAGGCGAAAAACCTATTTTTGGATTAAGCGATTGGGTTACACAGGCGCAGCATTTTGTTTTAATAGATGATGTGCTTACAACCGGATCTACCTTAATACAATGCGCAAAAGTTTTACAACAAATTCCTGATGCAGAAGTTAGTATTTTAACCCTAGCTTATGCCCATTAG
- a CDS encoding Ig-like domain-containing protein → MFKSKYWFILLILVPIILTNCAKRGSITGGPKDTLAPVLTSSFPKNYSKKFEGKTITLTFDEYVKVKDANKQVIVSPPLKKQLSITPQGGASKTLTLRFTDTLQDNTTYSINFGESIIDNNEGNPYSAFKYVFSTGDVIDSLKLSGTTSDALSQTNDDYVSVMLYPAETFSDSTIYKETPLYITNTLEKNSDFTLDFVKEGTYYLIALKDKGRVNLFDPAVDKIGFLDEPITFPVDSTTTFNLKMFQEIEPFALKRPAQQSNNKVSFGIGKTKFEDFTIDAELNNNKIETRFTRVTEKDSILLWLPELEIQKEDSLKIKLSNLGETYEQALKLKTMKQTDTLVVNIPKSSALNFRDNFTITASTPIETFDATKVTLLKKDSTAVPFEVVLNKLNNKVELLFEKHENEVLTATFLPETLVDFYGKANDTIVAKINIPVYTDFANLNITVENIKEFPIILQLLDSKEKVIYEAYSEKETEFIFNAIEPNKYTVRIIYDTDKNGEWTTGNYLLKQQPEEVYYYPQVIDARANWEINQTITIPQ, encoded by the coding sequence ATGTTTAAATCAAAATATTGGTTCATTCTACTCATTTTAGTTCCAATTATTTTAACTAACTGCGCAAAACGCGGATCTATTACTGGCGGACCAAAAGATACGTTGGCTCCGGTACTAACATCAAGTTTTCCTAAAAATTACAGCAAAAAGTTTGAAGGTAAAACCATTACTTTAACTTTTGATGAATATGTAAAAGTTAAAGATGCCAACAAACAAGTTATTGTTTCGCCGCCGTTAAAAAAGCAATTAAGCATTACGCCACAAGGCGGAGCAAGCAAAACGCTAACTTTACGTTTTACTGATACGTTACAAGACAATACCACGTACAGCATTAACTTTGGAGAAAGTATTATAGATAATAACGAAGGCAATCCGTATTCTGCCTTTAAATATGTTTTTTCTACCGGCGATGTAATTGATTCGTTAAAGCTTAGCGGAACAACCTCGGACGCGCTTTCACAAACCAATGATGATTATGTAAGCGTAATGTTATACCCAGCAGAAACCTTTTCTGATTCTACCATTTACAAAGAAACACCGCTATATATTACCAATACGTTAGAGAAAAATAGCGATTTTACTTTAGATTTTGTAAAAGAAGGAACCTATTATTTAATTGCCTTAAAAGATAAAGGACGTGTTAATTTGTTTGATCCGGCGGTAGATAAAATTGGATTTCTAGACGAACCGATTACTTTTCCGGTAGATTCTACCACAACTTTTAACTTAAAAATGTTTCAGGAAATTGAACCGTTTGCTTTAAAACGTCCGGCGCAACAAAGCAACAACAAAGTTTCGTTTGGTATTGGTAAAACTAAGTTTGAAGATTTTACTATTGATGCCGAACTAAACAACAATAAAATTGAAACTCGTTTTACCCGAGTTACAGAAAAAGATTCTATTTTACTTTGGTTACCCGAATTAGAAATTCAAAAAGAAGATTCTTTAAAAATTAAGCTAAGTAATTTAGGCGAAACGTACGAGCAAGCGTTGAAGTTAAAAACCATGAAACAAACCGATACGTTGGTTGTTAACATACCAAAAAGTAGTGCCTTAAATTTTAGAGATAATTTTACCATTACTGCATCAACGCCAATAGAAACTTTTGATGCAACTAAGGTAACGCTTCTTAAAAAAGATTCAACCGCAGTTCCGTTTGAAGTTGTTCTAAATAAATTAAATAACAAAGTTGAATTACTTTTTGAAAAGCACGAAAACGAAGTACTTACCGCAACCTTTTTGCCAGAAACTTTGGTAGATTTTTACGGAAAAGCAAACGATACCATTGTAGCCAAAATAAACATTCCGGTGTACACCGATTTTGCTAACTTAAATATTACGGTAGAAAATATAAAAGAATTTCCAATCATTTTACAGCTTTTAGATAGCAAAGAAAAAGTAATTTACGAGGCATATAGCGAAAAAGAAACCGAATTTATATTTAATGCTATTGAACCTAATAAATATACGGTGCGAATTATTTACGATACCGATAAAAATGGCGAATGGACCACGGGTAATTATTTATTAAAACAACAACCCGAAGAAGTTTATTACTACCCGCAAGTAATAGATGCCAGAGCAAACTGGGAAATAAATCAAACCATTACCATACCTCAATAA
- a CDS encoding DNA-3-methyladenine glycosylase I, translating into MESKTRCFWCSNHPLYIQYHDEEWGKPVYDDAKLFEMLLLESFQAGLSWFTILVKRENFKQAFSNFDVQAIAKYGDDKIAELLQNDGIIKNKLKIKASITNALAFIAIQKEFGSFSKYLWSFTNNQIVNNSHITKQHFYVTTPISDAISKDLKKRGFKFLGSTTVYAYMQAIGMVNDHTEDCFVRTASK; encoded by the coding sequence ATGGAAAGCAAAACACGTTGTTTTTGGTGCAGCAATCATCCGTTATATATTCAATATCATGATGAAGAATGGGGAAAACCGGTTTACGATGATGCCAAACTTTTTGAAATGTTATTGTTAGAAAGTTTTCAGGCAGGCTTAAGTTGGTTTACCATTTTAGTAAAACGCGAAAACTTTAAGCAAGCATTTTCTAATTTTGATGTACAAGCCATCGCAAAATATGGTGATGATAAAATAGCCGAATTATTACAAAACGATGGCATTATAAAAAATAAACTTAAAATAAAGGCAAGCATTACCAACGCGTTGGCTTTTATTGCAATTCAAAAAGAATTCGGATCGTTTAGTAAATACCTTTGGAGCTTTACCAACAATCAAATTGTAAACAATTCCCATATTACCAAGCAACATTTTTACGTTACCACGCCCATTTCAGATGCTATTAGTAAAGATTTAAAAAAACGCGGATTTAAGTTTTTAGGTTCAACAACCGTTTATGCGTATATGCAAGCTATCGGAATGGTAAATGATCACACCGAAGATTGTTTTGTTAGAACCGCATCCAAATAA
- a CDS encoding YeeE/YedE family protein, which translates to MDFIMQPWPWYVGGPLIGIIMILLVLLGKSFGFSSNFRNICSLLGAGKSVSFFDFDWRAQKWNLLFAVGAILGGFVAVQFLSNNQVPAISQNTISDLQALGFASAGQSYEPTEIFDVLTVKNIIILLVGGLLVGFGTRYAGGCTSGHAISGLSNFQLPSLIAVIGFFVGGLVMIHLLFPLIFG; encoded by the coding sequence ATGGATTTTATTATGCAACCTTGGCCTTGGTATGTAGGCGGCCCATTAATTGGGATTATTATGATTTTACTAGTTTTACTAGGAAAAAGTTTTGGCTTTTCGTCAAACTTCAGAAATATCTGTTCCTTGCTTGGTGCAGGAAAATCAGTAAGCTTTTTTGATTTTGATTGGCGTGCGCAAAAATGGAACTTATTATTTGCTGTAGGCGCTATTCTTGGCGGATTTGTTGCCGTGCAGTTTTTATCTAACAACCAAGTTCCGGCAATTTCACAAAATACAATTTCGGACTTACAAGCTTTAGGTTTTGCAAGTGCAGGACAAAGTTACGAACCAACCGAAATTTTTGACGTACTAACCGTTAAAAACATTATTATTTTACTTGTTGGTGGTTTATTAGTTGGTTTTGGAACGCGTTATGCTGGTGGTTGTACTTCCGGACACGCAATTTCGGGCTTAAGCAACTTTCAGTTACCATCTTTAATTGCCGTAATTGGTTTTTTTGTTGGTGGTTTAGTTATGATTCATTTACTATTTCCTTTAATTTTTGGATAA
- a CDS encoding YeeE/YedE family protein: protein MKNFIYILLGMAFGIVMYKAETASWFRIYEMFQFQSFHMYGFMGGALFVGVLGTYWIKKSDKKDFNGNPIIIQPKEKSIARYLIGGISFGLGWALIGACPGPMFVLVGAGVWSMLIVIFGALVGTYLYGLIKHKLPH, encoded by the coding sequence ATGAAAAACTTTATATACATTTTATTAGGAATGGCTTTCGGAATTGTAATGTACAAAGCCGAAACAGCTTCATGGTTTCGTATTTACGAAATGTTTCAATTTCAATCGTTTCATATGTACGGCTTTATGGGCGGTGCGCTGTTCGTTGGCGTACTAGGTACATATTGGATTAAAAAATCAGATAAAAAAGATTTTAATGGTAATCCAATTATTATTCAACCAAAAGAAAAATCTATAGCGCGCTATTTAATTGGTGGTATTAGCTTTGGCTTAGGTTGGGCTTTAATTGGCGCTTGCCCAGGTCCAATGTTTGTATTGGTTGGTGCTGGCGTTTGGAGCATGTTAATTGTAATATTTGGTGCTTTAGTAGGTACTTATTTATACGGTCTTATAAAACATAAATTACCACATTAA